A single genomic interval of Rosistilla ulvae harbors:
- the rpsR gene encoding 30S ribosomal protein S18 — protein sequence MSTRSRARKRSRVRSRQKKQDPLFVDGTRPRPMYVDYKDVELLRRLVNRHGKIVGRRKSGCSATSQHAVTQAVKRARFMALLPFVGE from the coding sequence ATGAGTACCCGGAGCCGAGCACGCAAGCGATCGCGTGTCCGCTCCCGTCAGAAGAAGCAAGATCCACTGTTCGTCGATGGCACTCGGCCACGTCCGATGTACGTCGATTACAAGGATGTGGAACTTCTGCGTCGGTTGGTCAATCGTCACGGAAAGATTGTTGGACGCCGCAAGAGCGGATGTTCGGCGACCAGCCAACACGCTGTAACGCAAGCTGTCAAACGCGCTCGCTTCATGGCCCTGTTGCCATTCGTAGGCGAATAA